Proteins encoded within one genomic window of Arachis ipaensis cultivar K30076 chromosome B08, Araip1.1, whole genome shotgun sequence:
- the LOC107610681 gene encoding G-type lectin S-receptor-like serine/threonine-protein kinase At4g27290, with the protein MISNEEEVYIVYWSVDSSVHQRLQTATDGFSQRRSWRGGNTGWTTVSHIPVDDCDYYGKCGAYASCDTNRFPMCNCLDGFVQNTTDSSCGCVRRTSLSCNHSDGFVKFSGLKLPDTEGTWFNTSMSFEDCRILCVKNCSCTAYAALDVSEGPNSNGCLLWFGNLMDMKVMTTSEDIYVKMAGKDVEAIVQKRLPKFKKKKQKITTAVIWVLSSGILILCLAVIIYRWEMRKKGKIKEERESDAINSQHDEEDLELPLFGIDTVTSATNNFSTDNLLGRGGFWTSL; encoded by the exons ATGATTTCTAATGAGGAAGAGGTGTATATTGTATATTGGAGTGTTGATAGTTCAGTTCATCAGAGGCTGCAGACAGCAACGGATGGATTCAGCCAGCGGAGAAGTTGGAGGGGTGGAAATACAGGTTGGACCACAGTTTCGCACATACCGGTGGATGACTGTGATTATTATGGAAAATGTGGAGCATATGCTAGTTGTGATACAAATAGGTTTCCCATGTGTAATTGCTTGGATGGATTTGTGCAGAATACAACTGATTCATCATGTGGTTGTGTTAGGAGAACCTCATTGAGTTGCAATCATTCAGATGGGTTTGTGAAGTTTTCGGGGCTAAAGTTACCAGACACTGAAGGGACATGGTTTAATACAAGTATGAGTTTTGAGGATTGTAGAATTTTGTGCGTGAAAAACTGCTCTTGTACGGCTTATGCAGCTTTGGATGTCAGTGAAGGGCCAAATTCAAATGGTTGTTTACTTTGGTTTGGTAATCTGATGGATATGAAAGTGATGACTACATCTGAAGATATTTATGTAAAGATGGCAGGGAAAGATGTAG AAGCAATTGTACAAAAAAGATTGCCGAAgttcaagaaaaagaagcaaaagattaCCACTGCCGTAATCTGGGTGCTGTCTTCTGGAATTTTGATCTTATGCTTGGCCGTCATCATTTATAGATGGGAGATGCGTAAGAAAG gaaagataaaagaagaaagagaatcaGATGCAATAAATAGTCAGCATGATGAGGAAGATCTAGAATTGCCCTTATTTGGTATAGATACGGttacttctgcaacaaacaattTTTCAACTGACAACTTATTAGGGAGAGGTGGTTTTTGGACCAGTTTATAA